Genomic DNA from Segatella copri:
CGGGCAGAAAGGATGTCATCGTTGTCTCATCCGTATCGTGCATCTATGGTATGGGCGGACCTGTGGCGATGCAGGAGAACATCATCAAGATTCATCGCGGGCAGCGACTCGACAGAAATGAATTTCTGAGGAAACTCGTTGATGCACTTTACGTTAGAAATGACATAGAACTGCAACGTGGCAACTTTAGAGTGAAAGGCGAAACGGTTGACATCTTTATGGCTTACAGCGATCATGTTTTGCGCGTAACATGGTGGGACGATGAGATTGACAGTATCGAAGAAGTGGATTCGCTCACTTATCACCGCCTTGCCTCGTTCGAAGATTACGAGATTTATCCAGCCAACCTTTTCGTAACAACAAAAGAACAGCAGGAAAGTGCCATTCGCAGAATTCAGGACGACCTGGTTAAACAGGTAGAATTCTTCAAGAGTATTGGAGATGGAATCAAGGCACAGCGCATCAAGGAACGTGTAGAATATGATATGGAAATGATCAAGGAATTGGGCCACTGTTCGGGCATCGAGAACTATTCCCGCTATTTTGATGGCAGACACGAAGGCGAACGCCCGTATTGCCTGCTCGATTTCTTCCCTAAAGATTTCCTGCTTGTGGTTGACGAGAGCCATGTGAGCATCCCGCAGATTGGAGCCATGTATGGAGGCGACCGGGCACGAAAGAAGAACCTGGTAGAATATGGTTTCCGCTTACCTGCTGCCTTCGATAACCGTCCGCTGAAATTCGAGGAATTTCACGATCTCATTCCGCAGGCCATCTACGTAAGTGCAACTCCGGCAGACTATGAATTGAGAGAAGCCGAAGGCGTGGTTGTAGAACAGTTGATTCGTCCTACAGGACTCCTGGACCCGGAAATCGAAGTCCGTCCAAGTGAGAATCAGATAGATGATCTTCTGGACGAAATATTAACAAGAACACACCGCAACGAGCGAGTTCTGATTACGACTCTTACAAAGCGCATGGCAGAAGAACTCACCGAGTTCCTGCTCAACCACAACGTAAAGGCTGCCTATATCCACAGTGATGTGGCAACCTTAGACCGAGTAAAAATCATGAACGATCTCCGTGCAGGAGTATACGATGTACTGGTGGGTGTCAACCTGTTACGTGAAGGACTCGACTTGCCGGAAGTTTCGCTCGTAGCTATTCTCGATGCAGACAAGGAAGGC
This window encodes:
- the uvrB gene encoding excinuclease ABC subunit UvrB, with protein sequence MDFKITSKYKPTGDQPQAIRQLTEGVLEGDPAQVLLGVTGSGKTFTVANVIANVGKPTLILSHNKTLAAQLYQEMKGFFPENAVEYYVSYYDYYQPEAYLPTTDTYIEKDLAINDEIDKLRLGAVSALLSGRKDVIVVSSVSCIYGMGGPVAMQENIIKIHRGQRLDRNEFLRKLVDALYVRNDIELQRGNFRVKGETVDIFMAYSDHVLRVTWWDDEIDSIEEVDSLTYHRLASFEDYEIYPANLFVTTKEQQESAIRRIQDDLVKQVEFFKSIGDGIKAQRIKERVEYDMEMIKELGHCSGIENYSRYFDGRHEGERPYCLLDFFPKDFLLVVDESHVSIPQIGAMYGGDRARKKNLVEYGFRLPAAFDNRPLKFEEFHDLIPQAIYVSATPADYELREAEGVVVEQLIRPTGLLDPEIEVRPSENQIDDLLDEILTRTHRNERVLITTLTKRMAEELTEFLLNHNVKAAYIHSDVATLDRVKIMNDLRAGVYDVLVGVNLLREGLDLPEVSLVAILDADKEGFLRSHRSLTQTAGRAARNVNGKVIMYADNITDSMQKTIDETARRRSIQLKYNADHGITPKQIVKAITSALPTCKEEKAKIVPMGAEGSKPRVYVEPESAAFVADPIVRSMSKEELEKSIANTTALMKQAAKDLDFMQAAQYRDEIIRLQKELEEKG